From Temnothorax longispinosus isolate EJ_2023e chromosome 3, Tlon_JGU_v1, whole genome shotgun sequence, one genomic window encodes:
- the Ksr gene encoding LOW QUALITY PROTEIN: kinase suppressor of Ras 1 (The sequence of the model RefSeq protein was modified relative to this genomic sequence to represent the inferred CDS: deleted 1 base in 1 codon): MLISGLVIRRSGDDKRPDGGIKRGRRYARQVRARARIPYDENSRVGLAVARGMAAYGDVESVRRTLDVVQTMINFTADQLDDLRTQCSVTAELTQQEIRMLEGKLIKLYCKQLVAKARLANPLPSDIIEYPSLQQWLRVVGLTQESIQMVCFKVNTLEDLREKSEHELNSMLNKNCIYYKEECRRLRKALSNLWRYMDILIKGDTENDSDLYWDSWDSYHLRKEICSKPILSRQRCSIPSESSIPYHNNNNDMLPAASASLILSSPSCISSLLKQEREIKFPSTPPPCKKQLISVQNSPSEVFPLAKSKSHESQLASRPDSMQLDNDDTLSSFRSDFPIKNKSNFSVRRNLPTEQSLDYGTTDYGREESLLSNCNSPVKSPIKSPVKSPIKSPVKSPIKSFFKPPPICTTNAESDDNLAGSETSLNVPKSPCTPVSRGMSHIIAHRFTRSFNVMTVCDYCEKPMFMNTLKCKECKYRCHRECGSKVPPSCGLPRGFYAEFKRTMQSESNLLNVSPVLKRPAATSSNNANLLPPLNRKDRRLSYTQSSMNIPCQGDSSLNTLRYNRSTPSSPALLSATISHNTHTFLKQFHFPDVLIRKEVLSEKLQEMKYRSELAISSDKRRKSDTDDKYDRRLSVSEYNISDSEEIPKSTDSQESLSSDSEVLAAGVTYRCPRQNSMTMGQDWDIPYDELKIIKQIGKGRFATVHRGFWHGDIAIKVLNIFSFYSEDDKILETFKLEVAACRIARHDNLILFLGVCMKPQLALVTSLSRGTTLYTHLHLGGDRYTLAEMNFIAQQICQGMKYLHSREIIHKDLRSKNVFIENRKVLISDFGLFNITKLCHGNRKGEALNIPPGWLCYLAPEIIRRLRPLNRGQDKIPYSIGSDVYAFGTIWYELLCSEWPFRGQSTEAIVWQVGKGMKQSLANLQASRDVKDILMHCWSYHPTKRLDFIEIINLLKRLPRKMLARSSSNPTNCSRSAESMF; encoded by the exons ATGTTGATAAGTGGTTTGGTTATACGGCGAAGCGGCGACGATAAACGACCGGACGGGGGTATCAAGCGTGGTCGGCGTTATGCCCGTCAAGTGAGAGCGAGAGCCCGTATCCCGTAT GATGAGAATTCGCGCGTTGGGTTGGCCGTCGCGCGAGGAATGGCAGCCTATGGGGACGTGGAGAGCGTACGACGTACCCTGGACGTCGTGCAAACTATGATTAACTTCACCGCCGATCAGCTCGACGATTTGCGGACCCAATGCTCCGTTACCGCGGAGCTGACCCAGCAGGAGATAAGGATGCTGGAG gggaaattaataaagttatactGCAAACAACTTGTGGCAAAGGCCAGATTGGCCAACCCGTTGCCGTCAGACATAATAGAATATCCATCGTTACAACAATGGTTGCGGGTAGTCGGTCTCACTCAGGAATCAATTCAG atggTTTGTTTCAAAGTTAATACTCTTGAAGACCTGAGAGAGAAGTCTGAACATGAATTAAACagtatgttaaataaaaattgtatatactaCAAGGAAGAATGTCGTAGGCTTCGTAAAGCACTGAGTAATTTATGGCGATACAtgg ATATTCTAATAAAAGGAGATACGGAGAATGATTCAGATTTATACTGGGATTCTTGGGACAGTTATCATTTACGCAAGGAAATTTGTTCTAAGCCAATTCTATCTCGTCAACGGTGTTCTATTCCATCAGAGAGTAGCATTCCATATCATAATAACAACAATGATATGTTACCAGCAGCTTCTGCATCTTTGATACTAAGTAGTCCTTCTTGTATCTCTTCATTACTAAAGCAAGAACGTG aaattaaatttccgtCAACTCCTCCTCCATGTAAAAAACAACTGATTAGTGTGCAAAATAGCCCATCTGAAGTATTTCCATTAGCTAAGTCAAAATCTCATGAATCACAATTGGCAAGTCGTCCTGATAGTATGCAACTTGATAATGATGATACATTATCTAG ttTTAGAAGTGACTTTCCTATAAAGaacaaaagtaatttttctgtgAGAAGAAATTTACCAACGGAACAAAGTTTAGATTATGGTACAACAGACTATGGAAGGGAAGAAAGTCTTTTGTCAAATTGTAATAGCCCTGTTAAATCACCTATTAAATCGCCTGTTAAATCACCTATTAAATCACCTGTTAAATCACctattaaatcattttttaaaccaCCACCAATCTGTACTACAAATGCAGAAAGTGATGATAATCTTGCGGGATCAG aaacaaGTCTCAACGTGCCAAAATCTCCATGTACTCCTGTGTCTCGCGGCATGAGTCATATAATTGCTCATCGCTTTACCAGATCTTTTAATGTAATGACAGTATGTGACTATTGTGAGAAACCGATGTTTATGAACACTTTAAAATGCAAGGAATGTAAATATAGATGCCATCGTGAATGTGGATCCAAAGTACCTCCTTCTTGTGGCCTACCTCGAGGATTTTATGCTGAGTTTAAACGAACTATGCAATCTGAGA gtAATTTGCTGAATGTTTCTCCAGTATTAAAGAGGCCTGCCGCAACATCTTCgaataatgcaaatttattaCCCCCTTTAAATCGCAAAGACAGGAGACTGTCATATACACAATCTTCTATGAATATACCTTGTCAG ggcGATTCTAGTTTAAATACCTTGAGATATAACCGCTCAACACCTTCTAGTCCGGCATTGCTATCAGCCACTATTAGCCACAATACACACACGTTTTTAAAACAGTTTCATTTTCCAG ATGTACTGATTAGAAAGGAGGTACTTTCTGAAAAACTGCAGGAGATGAAATACAGATCCGAGTTAGCAATTTCGAGTgataagagaagaaaaagtgATACGGATGATAAGTATGACAGAAGACTAAGTGTTTCAGAATATAATATCTCAGATTCAGAAGAGATACCAAAGAGTACTGATTCTCAGGAATCTCTAAGCTCTGACAGCGAAGTACTGGCAGCTGGAGTTACATATCGTTGCCCTCGACAAAATAGT atgaCAATGGGACAAGACTGGGACATTCCATATGATGAATTGAAGATTATAAAACAGATAGGAAAAGGAAGATTTGCTACAGTACATCGAGGTTTTTGGCATGGAGATATTgcaattaaagttttaaatatttttagtttttattcgGAAGATGACAAGATATTAGAAACATTCAAATTAGAG GTAGCTGCATGCCGAATAGCTCGGCAcgacaatttaatattatttttgggaGTTTGTATGAAACCTCAATTGGCTCTAGTGACTAGTTTGTCTAGAGGCACGACACTTTACACTCATCTTCATTTAGGAGGAGACAGATATACTTTAGCtgaaatgaattttatagcTCAACAGATTTGTCAG gGTATGAAATATCTTCATTCTCGTGAGATAATACACAAGGATCTTAGGAGCAAGAAcgtatttatagaaaatagaaaagttctGATATCAGATTTCGGTCTGTTTAATATTACCAAATTGTGCCATGGAAATag gaAAGGAGAAGCATTGAATATACCACCAGGTTGGTTATGTTACTTAGCACCTGAGATTATTCGCCGACTAAGACCATTAAATCGAGGTCAGGACAAAATACCATATTCAATCGGTTCTGATGTGTATGCATTTGG GACTATCTGGTATGAGTTGTTATGTAGTGAGTGGCCTTTTAGAGGTCAATCTACCGAAGCTATTGTTTGGCAAGTTGGAAAAGGAATGAAACAATCTTTAGCAAATTTGCAAGCTTCCCGTGATGTGAAG gataTTCTAATGCATTGCTGGTCATACCATCCAACAAAACGTCTTGACTTTATAGAGATAATAAATCTACTCAAAAGGCTGCCTCGCAAAATGTTAGCGCGTAGTTCCTCCAATCCTACAAATTGTTCTCGTTCTGCAGAATCTATGTTTTGA
- the LOC139810786 gene encoding large ribosomal subunit protein uL5-like — protein MAELKKASEKKIRKKTEKKTKEPKDASKNIMREVKIRKLCLNICVGESGDRLTRAAKVLEQLTGQQPVFSKARYTVRSFGIRRNEKIAVHCTVRGAKAEEILERGLKVREYELRKENFSCTGNFGFGIQEHIDLGIKYDPSIGIYGLDFYVVLGRPGFNVAHRRRKTGKVGFQHRLTKEDAIKWFQQKYDGIIITGRK, from the exons ATGGCG GAGCTAAAGAAAGCGTCCGAGAAGAAAATCAGGAAGAAAACCGAGAAGAAGACTAAGGAGCCGAAGGATGCATCCAAAAATATAATGCGTGAAGTCAAAATCCGAAAGTTGTGCTTAAATATTTGCGTGGGCGAATCAGGTGATCGACTGACGCGTGCTGCCAAG GTCTTGGAACAACTGACTGGCCAGCAACCAGTGTTTTCTAAGGCTCGATATACGGTACGTTCATTCGGTATCCGCCGTAATGAAAAAATAGCTGTGCATTGTACTGTACGTGGCGCAAAAGCTGAGGAGATTCTGGAACGTGGCTTGAAg GTACGCGAATATGAATtgagaaaagaaaacttttcTTGCACCGGCAATTTTGGCTTTGGTATTCAAGAGCACATTGACTTGGGAATTAAGTACGATCCCAGTATTGGTATCTACGGTTTAGACTTCTACGTTGTACTTGGACGCCCAG GATTTAACGTAGCTcacagaagaagaaaaactgGTAAGGTCGGTTTTCAACACCGGCTTACCAAAGAAGATGCTATAAAATGGTTCCAACAAAAGTATGATGGTATTATCATAACAGGAAGGAAGTGA